The genomic interval TTTCGTTGCCGCTACACTGCCGTTTTTGAAAAGCAGCAGGGTTGGGATGCCACGAATACCAAACTTAGGTGGTGTACCTGCGTTGTGGTCAATATTCAGTTTGCCGATAGTGAGTTTGCCTTCGTACTCTTCTGCGATTTCGTCCAGGATTGGGGCAATCATCTTACAAGGACCACACCATTCTGCCCAAAAATCAACTAGTACTGGGCCTGCAGCGTTAATAACGTCGTTTTCGAAACCTTCGTCAGACAGCTGCAAAATCTTGTCACTCATCTTCCACTCCAATGTGTTTTTCGAAACTGGTTGGATGATAACCAGTAATTTGATGCTCTATTGGAATGTATTTGCTTTCTTAATGCAAGCTTTAGCTGATATTCTATAGCCATGAAAAAGACGCATATCACAGAGCAAAAGTTCGCCGATTTGGGTTTAAATCCCCAAGTTGTTGAAGGATTGGAGAAAAAAGGGTTTGAGTTTTGTACCCCTATCCAAGCCTTGGCGTTGCCGGTACTGCTCTCCGGCCAAGACATCGCAGGCCAGGCCCAAACCGGGACTGGTAAAACGCTCGCGTTTCTTACTGCTACCTTTAACCATTTGTTGACGACCCCTGCACACGAAGGCCGTCAGCCAACCCAGCCACGTGCCATCATCATGGCGCCAACGCGTGAGTTAGCGATTCAGATCTACAACGATGCTGAGCCTCTGATCGCAAGTACTGGCATCAAAGCAGCCCTCGCTTACGGCGGTGAAAGCTATGATAAGCAGTTAGCCAAGCTACAAGGTGGCGTTGACGTACTGATCGGTACCACTGGTCGTATTATCGATTTTTACAAGCAGCGTGTGTTTAACCTCAATAACATTCAAGCAGTTGTTCTCGATGAAGCCGATCGCATGTTCGATTTGGGCTTCATTAAAGACATTCGTTTCTTGTTCCGCCGCATGCCAGCACCACAAGAGCGTTTGAACATGTTGTTCTCAGCGACGCTTTCTTACCGCGTGCAAGAATTGGCGTTTGAGCACATGCATAACCCAGAACACGTTGTGGTTGAGCCTCAACAAAAAACTGGCCACCGCATTCAAGAAGAGCTGTTCTACCCTTCAAATGAAGACAAAATGGCGCTGCTACAAACACTGATTGAAGAAGAATGGCCAGATCGCGCGATCATTTTCGCTAACACTAAATACAAGTGTGAATCCATCTGGGCTCATCTCGCTGCCGATGGTCACCGTGTTGGCCTGCTCACAGGTGATGTTCCACAGAAGAAACGCGAAAAAATTCTTGAGCAATTTACCCAAGGTTCTGTAGATCTCCTAGTGGCAACCGACGTAGCAGCACGTGGACTGCACATACCGCAAGTAACGCATGTCTTTAACTACGATTTACCTGATGACTGTGAAGACTACGTTCACCGTATTGGCCGTACTGGCCGTGCTGGGGCAAGTGGCCACTCGATCAGCTTTGCTTGTGAAGATTACGCTATCAACTTGCCAGCAATTGAAGAGTACATTGAGCACACCATTCCAGTATCAGACTACGATTCAAATGCCTTGATCCAAGATCTACCCGCGCCAGTTCGTACGCCATCGTCACGCAATCAGCAACGTCGAACCAATACTGGCGGTGCACGCTCAGGTGATCGTAAGTCAAACAACCGTCGTCCACGCCAACCGCGTCAACACAAGGAAGCGTAAACCGTTTATGAGCCAGGCAGGATCTTCTCCACTTTATGCAGCCATCGATCTCGGGTCGAATAGTTTTCACATGCTCGTAGTGCGTCATATCGATGGCAGCGTTCAAACTATGGCTAAAATCAAGCGCAAAGTACGTCTTGCTGCTGGGCTAGACGAGAACAACGCGTTAAGTAAAGAAGCGATGCAACGAGGATGGGATTGCCTGAGCTTGTTTGCCGAACGGTTACAAGACATTCCAGCCGACAATATTCGTATTGTCGGCACTGCCACCCTGCGCACCGCCACCAACGTCGAGTTGTTTCTGCAAAAGGCCAATCAAATCCTTGGGCACCCGATTGAAGTCATTTCGGGGGAAGAAGAAGCCGCGACGATTTACAAAGGCGTGGCACATACCTCTGGGGGAAGTGGCCGACGCTTAGTGGTGGATATTGGTGGCGCGAGCACCGAGCTGATCATCGGTGAAGGTTTTGATGCCAAAGCATTAACCAGCTTAAAAATGGGCTGTGTTACTTGGTTAGAGAACTTCTTTAAAGATCGTCAATTAAGCGCACGAAATTTTGAAGCGGCAATTGAAGGGGCTAAACAAACACTCTTACCTATTCTCGAGCAATATAAAACACTAGGTTGGGATGTTTGTGTCGGCGCTTCCGGCACGGTTCAAGCTTTGCAGGAGATCATGTTGGCTCAGGGTATGGACGAAGTCATCACTCACTCCAAACTCAAACGCTTGCAAAAACAGGCCATGCTTGCCGATCATCTTGAAGAGTTAGAAATCGAAGGCTTAACCCTCGAAAGAGCACTGGTCTTCCCTAGTGGCTTATCGATTTTGATTGCTATTTTCGAGCTACTCGACATTGAAG from Vibrio vulnificus NBRC 15645 = ATCC 27562 carries:
- the gppA gene encoding guanosine-5'-triphosphate,3'-diphosphate diphosphatase, with amino-acid sequence MSQAGSSPLYAAIDLGSNSFHMLVVRHIDGSVQTMAKIKRKVRLAAGLDENNALSKEAMQRGWDCLSLFAERLQDIPADNIRIVGTATLRTATNVELFLQKANQILGHPIEVISGEEEAATIYKGVAHTSGGSGRRLVVDIGGASTELIIGEGFDAKALTSLKMGCVTWLENFFKDRQLSARNFEAAIEGAKQTLLPILEQYKTLGWDVCVGASGTVQALQEIMLAQGMDEVITHSKLKRLQKQAMLADHLEELEIEGLTLERALVFPSGLSILIAIFELLDIEAMTLAGGALREGLAYEMMSELRQDDIRSRTICSVQHRYQLDAQYGQQVADLACKLLQQVGNEEWIVEPQGAMLLDSIAKLHEIGLTIDYKKGGEHSAYLIHHMDLPGFTRAQKFLMAELARRYREGLTSLPEQHALSGNSGKRLLRLLRLAVLLTHRRNAALEPKVQLVAEGDKLTLSLDATWLQNNPLTSAELELEANRQTDIGWPLVIESRE
- the trxA gene encoding thioredoxin TrxA; this encodes MSDKILQLSDEGFENDVINAAGPVLVDFWAEWCGPCKMIAPILDEIAEEYEGKLTIGKLNIDHNAGTPPKFGIRGIPTLLLFKNGSVAATKVGALSKTQLKEFLDANL
- the rhlB gene encoding ATP-dependent RNA helicase RhlB → MKKTHITEQKFADLGLNPQVVEGLEKKGFEFCTPIQALALPVLLSGQDIAGQAQTGTGKTLAFLTATFNHLLTTPAHEGRQPTQPRAIIMAPTRELAIQIYNDAEPLIASTGIKAALAYGGESYDKQLAKLQGGVDVLIGTTGRIIDFYKQRVFNLNNIQAVVLDEADRMFDLGFIKDIRFLFRRMPAPQERLNMLFSATLSYRVQELAFEHMHNPEHVVVEPQQKTGHRIQEELFYPSNEDKMALLQTLIEEEWPDRAIIFANTKYKCESIWAHLAADGHRVGLLTGDVPQKKREKILEQFTQGSVDLLVATDVAARGLHIPQVTHVFNYDLPDDCEDYVHRIGRTGRAGASGHSISFACEDYAINLPAIEEYIEHTIPVSDYDSNALIQDLPAPVRTPSSRNQQRRTNTGGARSGDRKSNNRRPRQPRQHKEA